DNA from Leptolyngbya iicbica LK:
CGATCGCGGAATGAAGCTCTGGTAGAACAGGAGCCGCTTCACATCCTCTGCCAGGAGGTTGGCTGAACTCTGACACACCGGAGGGCTCTGGTCTCCCCGCTTATTGGTATCAGGAGCATCTGAGATGGTCATGGGCAGGTGTAAGAGCGCCTGGGTCTCCACATCCACCGCATCCTGGTTTTGCTGATGGGTGACTGGGTCAATGCCGGGGAAGAAAAACTGCTTGAGCTGATCCAGGGCATCGCTGCCGCCTTTGGCGTGGTACAGCATCTCATAGAGCTGTTGAGAGGTGCCATAGTCTCTGGAATGCTTAGGATTGCGCAGGCGATAGGTAAACCCATGCAGGGGCCGGGGAGCGGCGACGGCTTCTTTATCGCCCTTGCCGCGATTCACCATGTCCATCAGGTGGGTGCTCATCCAGCGTTCCAGGATGTCGCGATGGTCAGCAAATCCGTTGAACAGTTCGGGATGCTCCAGGGCAAAGTCAATGAAGGTTTCCACTTCCAGGGAAAAGTTGCGGGTTAAGCGACTGGGATAACCCCCATGCCAGAGGCGGGCAAAGAAGGCCGTCAGCACCCGATCCATATCGGTGAATTTGAATTCCAGATAGCTGATACGGGGCAGGCGAAACTCACTATCGCGTTTAGACAGCGCCATGGGCTACCTCCTGGTCGAGAGCGTCAAACTGGAGCTGGCCAGAGTCTTCCCGGCAAACGCGGTAAAAGTCGTGGCCGGTGGTGGTCAGCAAAACTTCCCGGTAGGGAGCAGAGGCCAACAGGTTCTTAAATACCACCAGGCTCAGGTAATATCCCTGGGTCTGTTCGATGCTGGGGCGATAGCCATCATTCAGCCGTTCAAGCATTTCGAACATATCAAGGTCGATGATTAGCTCGGCATCAGTGCTGGCAGCGCCCTGGTGCCGCAATACGAGACCGCTGGGCATATGCTCCACAAAGCAGGCAGCTTCGGCCTGGTCGTAGATGTCCAGGGTAAAGCGATCGCACCCAAAAATCCGATAGCTGCGGATGGTGCCATTTTCCACTTCGCGCACCTGGAGCGCCAAGTCTCCCTGTAGTCGTTCGGGATTGGTCAGCCCTTCGCCCCGGTTAATAGCTGAGAGCACACGGGGTAAGGCATCGTCGGGTAAGGGATGACTCTGGAGCAGGTCTAGCAAGGTCGTGGCACTGCGGTAAGGCAACAGCCGCTGCCAGCCCTCGGCCCGTTGCTCAAAGAAGTAGCGGCGACGCAGGGAGGCCACATAGCGACGGTGAGCATCAAACCGATCGCGCCCGCCAATGCCGGAAAAATCGCGGGGCAGTTCTTCAAAGACGGTGGTGAAGATCTGCTGGTCAAAGTTCGACCGCTGCTCGAAGGTAAAGCGTTTGCCCCCAGCCACCGGAGCCATGAAGTCTAGCTCGCGGTCTAAGCGAGCGTCGGTGGCGTTGCCGATATCCACATCCTTCAGCAGGGTCAGCAGGCGATCGCTATTCTCCCCTTCGCCGCCGCGCCAACTGTTGAAGTAATAGCCGTCGAGGATGGCCTCGCGGGCACCGGGAGCATAGCCGTTGTAGAGCTGTTTTATTTCCTCACAGGTGCGATCGCTCACCAGCAGGTAGGAGAGGGCAGAGCGCAGATCCCGCAGGGTAATGTGGAGCCGATTTCGCAGGTGGGTCAGGGTGTAGAGGGTCTTGATCCGCTCGACCACTTTCTCCCCAGCTGTGGGATCCTGGAAGGTCTGGGCATTGTGGAGGGCATAGCAGCGATCGGCAATCTCACAGGTCTTGCAGGCTTCCCAGAAGGTGGGATGGGTGAGCTTGCGGAGCTGCCGTTCCAGAATGGAGCCGTCGCGATCGGGCACATCGGCCACCACGCTGCGGAGGTTGAGGTTGAGGATGGCTACGCCGGCTTCCGGCAGTCCGGTTTGCAGCCCCCGAGACACCACTTCTTTAAGCTGGCCAAAGGTCTCCTCTCGGCTAGTAAGGAAGTCAATCAGCCGTCCCTCGTTGATGGCAATCAGGCGCACTTCGGCGGGCTGCCACTGACTGGCCTCTGACCCGGCAAAGGGGGCAAAAAAGGCATCGAGTACGGCATCGTTGGTTTGTTCCCCTTCGTCCTGGCTGCCGTCGTAGTTGCTGAGGTAGGTGCGACCGTCGAACTCCATGCGGCAGCCATTGTGCCGATGGTCAAGGACGCCCCCCTGCTCGGCGGCGTACAGCTCTAGCTTTTGCAGAAAGGCGGTTTTGCCATCCCCGGCATTGCCGGTAATGATTACCAGCTTGAACTCCCCCTGGAGGACGGCGGGCAGCAGCTCATCATCCAGCAGGGTGTTGACGTAGGTTTTATGGCCTAATTTGTTATTTAGATGATCTAGGCCACGGGTACCGGCGTTGCTGCGGTGGCTCTGGCTGTACAGAGTGACCAGATAGCTGACAAAGGGATTCCCCGTTTCGCCCTCCCGCCCTAGATTGGATAAGGTGACATCGGTTTCGGGGGGCGGCGGCAGGCGGCGAGCCTGCTGAATTTGCTGGAGGGCATGGCGCAAATCGGCAGCGGTCTGGAAGCGATCGCACTTTTTGGGCGCAATTAGCTTCAACATCAGGTCGGCCAGTTCAGGAGCCAGGTCTGTCAAGCCGGAATACTCGCGGGGGTCTTTGGCGGGTTGTCCGGCGGGGGGCTGGGCCGTTTCCCAGGGATAGTAGCCGGTGATGACTTCATAGAGGGTGACCCCCAGGGCATAGAGATCCCGGTCCATTAGGTCGGCCTTCTGGGCATCGCTGTCGAGGTCGAGATCGGGGGGCAGATAGCGCAGGGAACCCCCCCCATGGGAACCACCGCGCCCCACCTGCACCGAGACGTTGAAGTCGATGATTTTGGTGCCTTCGTCAGTCCACAGCAGGTTGCTGGGCTTGATGTCGCAGTGGCAAACGTCGTGGTGATGGATATGGTCTAGCCCTGCCGCCACATCCAGGGCCAGCCGCAGGCCATCGTCGGGGGAAAACAGCCGCTCTTTGACCATATCTTTGACATCGATGCCCTCCACGTAGGCAAAGGCGATGAAGGGTGGCCCCTCGTTGGGCAAAAAGTCTGGATAGAAGACTTTGACCACGTTGGGATGGTCGGGCAGCCCCCGCAACGGTCGAAACTCTTTTTTCAGCCGCTCGATGACCGAGTAGCGGTCTTTCAAGATGATTTTGATGACGACACGCATGTCCGCCAGGGTATCGATCACCTGGTAAACTACGCCAAAGGTGCCTTCCCCCAGCTTTTTTTCCACCCGAAACTTACGGCCTAGTTGGGTATCGGGGGTCAGGTTGCGGTAGTCGAGTTCGGCGGGGGGCTCGGCGGGTTCGGGCGGTGCCGTTGGTTTGTCGGGTTTAGGCTTAACGGGTTGCGCTTTGGCCTCGCGGATCAGGGTTCTGAGCTGGGTCCAGGCTTGTTTGGCGGTGGGGCGTTCCTGAATGGCGAAGGTACAGAGGCTCTGAAGCCAGTCATCAAAGCCGGTGGGCAGGTCTGGCTCCTGGTCGGAGGGCTTGACGGGGAAGATGGCCTCCCGGCTGCGGCAGTCGCTGGGGTCGTCGAAGGGCTTTTGGCCGGTGAACAGTTCGTAGAGCAGCAGCCCGGCAGCAAACACGTCAGAAGCAGGGCTGGCGGCGGCCAGGTTGCCCCCCTGGCATTCGGGGGCGAGGTAGTCTTTGTCGAGCTGTTCGGTGATTTCTCCGGCAATGGTGTGGCTGCGCTGGGTGCCGGTGCGGGCGTAGTCAAAGTCAATCAGGTAGGTCTGGCCGTTGGTGCCCACCAAAACGGCGCTGGGGTTGAGGTTGCGGTGAATGTTGTTGTGATAGTGGGCGGAGTGCAGGGCGGAGAAAATGTCCTGGGCGATTTTGAGCTTTTGGTCGTAGGTGAGGGCCAGGTCGGGTTTGTCGAAGTAAAGCTTGAGGACGTTGCCGGGAACATCGTCGGTGACGAGGTAGAAGTAGTCTTCCATCTCGCTGGCAAAGAAGCCTTTTACCCCCAGAATATTGGGGTGGGGCGGCATTCGGTTGAGGGCGATGTAGGCGTTTTTGATGCGGGCCTGCTGTTGGGCTTTTTCGTCAGGGTCGGTAATGTAGGGGTCGGCTTCATAGGCACGGAGCAAGGCGGTGCCGGAGTTTGGCCCCGCATTGGTACTGTAGACGCGGTAATCGTTGTAGTTGCCTTCGATGCCGCCGAGATCTTCTAGGACGGACCAGTCGCCAAACTGCTTGGGGCCAGAGATGGGGCGGCTGTTGGCTTGCAGGGCGTTGAGCACCAGGCGATGGAAGCCCCGAATGTCGCGAGTGAAGCGATTATCGATACGGGTACTGTCTTTGAAAAATCGTTCTGCCCGTCTGAGCGTAGTTGTGTATTTCCGATCTCTGCCCCGTTCATCATTAAGGGTGGCGTCAGGGGCAGGAAGGATCACGGCAGGATCAACACAGACCCCATTAATTTCAGGGCGAGCCGGATTTGCATCTAAAAGAATCCCTTTGAACGCCTTGGCATGGCCCCTCAATTTCAGCATGGGAGAGGTGAAGGGCTGGCGACCTTCGGGGTACCACTTGGAGCCGTAGACGTTGATGGTGCCACGGGTGCCTTTCACGTCGATGAGGTAAACGGCGTGGGGGGCGAGGAGGGCGATATCGACTTCAAAGTCTTGGTTGTAGCGGGTAATTTCGAAGTTATGGACAACGGTGTAGGTGTCGGGGAGATGATCGCGAAGGTGAGCGATGACGAGACGTTCGGCATCGTTGATGGGTTGGCCTATCGCAATCACTTTTGCCATCAGTCTGCCTCCCGTATAACCTTTTCCAATTTTTGACGAGCCTCAATGAAGTTCTCAACTGCTTGATTCCGGAAACGATACGCTTCGCGGATAGTATCTCCGATTTGATTTTCTTCATTGATGGAGAGTCGCGGAATAGGAATATTTGGTACAGTCCGCCAGTGCAGGTCTTGTTGTTTGGCTCCTTCTGATAGACTTCTTAGTATCCGAAACCCAGCGTTAGATCTAAGGAATGCAAACAAGTAGCCAGGATGAATAGCTCCAGGTTTCACAACAATTCTCATGCAATGGTCTGAATATGCTTTTGAAAGCATACGGGCACCTGTAATAAATTCACATCGACAATAAAGCTCCCTTTCTCCTAGTGTCCCCTGCTTGGCGATCAAAATTGTTTCATCTGGAACTACATACTTTGGAGAATGGTTTAGTAGATACTCTCGAGACAACCATCGACCTTCGGGAAAAAGATTAAATAAGGGCTTCTGAGTTATTACTTCAATACCGTATTTAGGGTCGGCATCTCGGCGCTCAAACATTTTTCGCCATCTTAACCATTCAAAAATAGTGACATCACCAAGCAGATCCCACTTTCCAG
Protein-coding regions in this window:
- the mads6 gene encoding methylation-associated defense system protein kinase MAD6, with product MAKVIAIGQPINDAERLVIAHLRDHLPDTYTVVHNFEITRYNQDFEVDIALLAPHAVYLIDVKGTRGTINVYGSKWYPEGRQPFTSPMLKLRGHAKAFKGILLDANPARPEINGVCVDPAVILPAPDATLNDERGRDRKYTTTLRRAERFFKDSTRIDNRFTRDIRGFHRLVLNALQANSRPISGPKQFGDWSVLEDLGGIEGNYNDYRVYSTNAGPNSGTALLRAYEADPYITDPDEKAQQQARIKNAYIALNRMPPHPNILGVKGFFASEMEDYFYLVTDDVPGNVLKLYFDKPDLALTYDQKLKIAQDIFSALHSAHYHNNIHRNLNPSAVLVGTNGQTYLIDFDYARTGTQRSHTIAGEITEQLDKDYLAPECQGGNLAAASPASDVFAAGLLLYELFTGQKPFDDPSDCRSREAIFPVKPSDQEPDLPTGFDDWLQSLCTFAIQERPTAKQAWTQLRTLIREAKAQPVKPKPDKPTAPPEPAEPPAELDYRNLTPDTQLGRKFRVEKKLGEGTFGVVYQVIDTLADMRVVIKIILKDRYSVIERLKKEFRPLRGLPDHPNVVKVFYPDFLPNEGPPFIAFAYVEGIDVKDMVKERLFSPDDGLRLALDVAAGLDHIHHHDVCHCDIKPSNLLWTDEGTKIIDFNVSVQVGRGGSHGGGSLRYLPPDLDLDSDAQKADLMDRDLYALGVTLYEVITGYYPWETAQPPAGQPAKDPREYSGLTDLAPELADLMLKLIAPKKCDRFQTAADLRHALQQIQQARRLPPPPETDVTLSNLGREGETGNPFVSYLVTLYSQSHRSNAGTRGLDHLNNKLGHKTYVNTLLDDELLPAVLQGEFKLVIITGNAGDGKTAFLQKLELYAAEQGGVLDHRHNGCRMEFDGRTYLSNYDGSQDEGEQTNDAVLDAFFAPFAGSEASQWQPAEVRLIAINEGRLIDFLTSREETFGQLKEVVSRGLQTGLPEAGVAILNLNLRSVVADVPDRDGSILERQLRKLTHPTFWEACKTCEIADRCYALHNAQTFQDPTAGEKVVERIKTLYTLTHLRNRLHITLRDLRSALSYLLVSDRTCEEIKQLYNGYAPGAREAILDGYYFNSWRGGEGENSDRLLTLLKDVDIGNATDARLDRELDFMAPVAGGKRFTFEQRSNFDQQIFTTVFEELPRDFSGIGGRDRFDAHRRYVASLRRRYFFEQRAEGWQRLLPYRSATTLLDLLQSHPLPDDALPRVLSAINRGEGLTNPERLQGDLALQVREVENGTIRSYRIFGCDRFTLDIYDQAEAACFVEHMPSGLVLRHQGAASTDAELIIDLDMFEMLERLNDGYRPSIEQTQGYYLSLVVFKNLLASAPYREVLLTTTGHDFYRVCREDSGQLQFDALDQEVAHGAV